From the genome of Psychroserpens ponticola, one region includes:
- the nadE gene encoding NAD(+) synthase, translating to MQTEKVVDYIVNWLKDYATNAKVNGFVIGISGGIDSAVTSTLCAKTGLDLLCIEMPIHQAASHVSRAQEHITQLKQRFPNVKDIKTDLTPVFEEFKTEVSLEGKQSTVDMALANTRARLRMTTLYYHAGLLGLLVAGTGNKVEDFGVGFYTKYGDGGVDLSPIADLLKSEVYDIGKLLNVPESIMKAAPSDGLFGDARSDEDQIGATYPELEWAMQQKDEGKTADDFEGRQRDAFQIFSRYNSNNQHKMVPIPICEIPKNLK from the coding sequence ATGCAAACAGAAAAAGTTGTTGATTATATTGTAAACTGGCTTAAAGATTATGCTACAAACGCAAAAGTAAATGGCTTTGTGATTGGTATTTCCGGTGGAATTGACTCTGCTGTAACTTCAACTCTTTGTGCAAAAACAGGTTTAGACCTTTTATGTATTGAAATGCCTATTCATCAAGCTGCAAGTCATGTTAGCAGAGCTCAAGAACACATTACACAATTAAAGCAACGTTTTCCAAATGTTAAGGACATTAAAACTGACCTAACACCAGTATTTGAAGAATTTAAAACAGAGGTCTCACTTGAAGGTAAGCAGAGTACTGTTGATATGGCATTAGCAAATACTAGAGCAAGATTACGAATGACCACTTTATACTATCATGCTGGACTTTTAGGTCTATTAGTAGCAGGAACAGGCAATAAAGTTGAGGATTTTGGTGTTGGATTTTACACAAAGTATGGTGATGGAGGCGTTGATTTAAGTCCGATTGCTGATTTACTAAAATCTGAAGTTTATGACATTGGCAAACTTTTAAACGTCCCAGAATCAATAATGAAAGCTGCACCAAGCGATGGTCTTTTTGGTGATGCCAGAAGTGATGAAGATCAAATTGGAGCAACATATCCAGAATTAGAATGGGCAATGCAGCAAAAAGATGAAGGCAAAACCGCTGATGATTTTGAAGGAAGACAACGCGACGCTTTTCAAATATTTTCGCGATATAATAGTAATAATCAACATAAAATGGTGCCTATACCAATTTGCGAAATTCCTAAGAATTTAAAATAA
- the gldB gene encoding gliding motility lipoprotein GldB has product MKNICCILFLLLTVYSCKNEDQVETEISKIDVNLMVERFDRAFSEARPQDLEQLKKAFPFMFSKYVPDSVFIARMKDTLQNELLNEVHEKFNDFSTIESELTGLFQHLKYYDLTFSEPRVITLTNDVKYRDKVIVTDTIVLIPLDNYLGSEHEYYANIPKYITQNMKPSQIVSNLTSDYAERYIFQPQKKTLLDDMVYFGKQLYFKDKMIPFKTDEEKIGYTQLQLEFAKNNEGEIWTNFIENEYVFSTDNTLPSRFIADAPFSKFYLQLDRESPGRLGQYIGWQIVRAYMNNNNVPFLDMLKKDAVEIFNNSNYKPPK; this is encoded by the coding sequence ATGAAAAACATTTGTTGTATTCTTTTCTTATTATTAACTGTTTATTCTTGTAAAAATGAAGATCAAGTGGAAACTGAAATTTCTAAAATTGATGTCAACCTTATGGTTGAACGTTTTGATCGTGCATTTTCAGAAGCTCGTCCTCAAGATTTAGAACAACTCAAGAAAGCATTTCCTTTTATGTTTTCTAAATACGTTCCTGATTCTGTTTTTATAGCTCGAATGAAAGATACTTTACAGAATGAATTATTGAATGAAGTACATGAAAAATTTAATGATTTTTCAACTATTGAAAGTGAACTTACTGGGCTTTTTCAACACTTAAAGTATTACGACCTTACGTTTTCTGAACCACGTGTGATTACCTTAACCAATGATGTAAAGTATAGAGATAAAGTGATTGTTACAGATACAATTGTACTTATTCCTCTTGATAATTACCTAGGCTCAGAACATGAGTATTATGCTAATATTCCAAAATACATTACACAAAACATGAAGCCTTCTCAGATTGTTTCTAATCTCACATCTGACTATGCTGAACGTTATATATTTCAGCCTCAAAAGAAAACTCTTTTGGATGATATGGTCTATTTTGGGAAGCAGTTATATTTTAAAGATAAAATGATTCCGTTTAAAACGGATGAGGAAAAAATAGGATATACTCAATTACAATTAGAATTTGCTAAGAACAATGAAGGTGAGATTTGGACCAACTTTATTGAGAATGAATATGTGTTTAGTACTGATAATACTTTACCTAGTCGCTTTATAGCAGATGCACCTTTTTCAAAGTTTTATTTGCAATTAGATAGAGAATCTCCAGGACGTCTTGGTCAATATATTGGCTGGCAAATTGTAAGAGCCTATATGAATAATAACAATGTGCCTTTTTTAGATATGTTGAAAAAAGATGCCGTTGAAATTTTTAATAATTCGAATTATAAACCACCAAAATAA
- the gldC gene encoding gliding motility protein GldC produces the protein MAKKHTSKIELNVSLDENRVPEKLHWTAQDGGISNAEAKAMMLAVWDSKAQETLRIDLWTKDMPVDEMKLFFHQTLVEMSKTFHRATQDEKMSATMMDFCDYFAEKLELKKK, from the coding sequence ATGGCAAAAAAACATACTTCTAAAATAGAACTCAACGTTTCACTTGACGAAAACAGAGTGCCTGAGAAATTGCATTGGACTGCTCAAGATGGAGGGATTTCTAATGCTGAAGCGAAAGCGATGATGCTTGCTGTTTGGGACAGTAAAGCTCAAGAAACTCTTAGAATTGATCTTTGGACTAAAGACATGCCTGTTGATGAAATGAAATTATTTTTTCATCAAACCTTGGTTGAAATGAGTAAGACGTTTCATAGAGCTACTCAAGATGAAAAAATGTCGGCAACTATGATGGATTTCTGTGATTATTTTGCAGAAAAATTAGAGTTGAAAAAGAAATAA